From the genome of Nicotiana sylvestris chromosome 2, ASM39365v2, whole genome shotgun sequence, one region includes:
- the LOC104213251 gene encoding B-box zinc finger protein 19-like — MRTLCDVCESAAAILFCAADEAALCRACDDKVHMCNKLASRHVRVGLAKPNDVPRCDICENAPAFFYCEVDGSSLCLQCDMIVHVGGKRTHSRYLLLRQKVEFPGDKPGPMEELAGKTLDPGENKREYSHSPKPMVEDNQQNRRSSPVVVSDGSAHDHAKKDKMIDLNVKPNRYHG, encoded by the exons ATGCGGACACTTTGTGATGTTTGTGAAAGTGCTGCTGCCATTCTTTTCTGCGCTGCCGATGAGGCTGCACTTTGCCGTGCCTGTGACGACAAG GTTCATATGTGTAATAAGCTTGCTAGTAGGCATGTGAGGGTTGGACTAGCTAAGCCCAACGATGTTCCTCGTTGCGACATATGTGAAAATGCACCTG CATTCTTTTACTGTGAGGTTGATGGAAGTTCTCTTTGTCTGCAATGCGACATGATCGTACACGTTGGAGGTAAACGAACACACAGTAGATATCTCCTGTTGAGGCAGAAAGTTGAG TTTCCAGGAGACAAACCTGGGCCTATGGAGGAGTTAGCCGGGAAGACATTAGATCCTGGTGAAAACAAGAGGGAATATAGTCACTCACCAAAGCCAATGGTTGAAGACAATCAACAAAATCGCAGATCCTCTCCTGTCGTAGTTTCAGATGGGAGTGCACATGATCATGCCAAGAAGGACAAAATGATCGACTTAAATGTGAAGCCAAATCGCTATCATGGTTAG